One window of Doryrhamphus excisus isolate RoL2022-K1 chromosome 13, RoL_Dexc_1.0, whole genome shotgun sequence genomic DNA carries:
- the LOC131140412 gene encoding complement component C1q receptor-like, giving the protein MPLLFLLLLLNTRFGGFNGIEYETMCTSNVCFTLHLDKVSFDKAGQSCFHNGGYLMTVRNEEEDHHIHSLISLIQKEKQFKFWIGLKLHKGDCVLADKPLRGFKWTSGEEDSRFSNWDKEPVDTCTERCVHVSYNPKNRNILKWTAGACKTPSFYMCKFYFQGMCGSLLLSGSGDISYTAPFSEEPLQNEIKSLPIGTYAKITCADRESHFSVCMLSDDKYQWNVGGPFCKADPGKCASDNGGCEHLCQEDSDQVRCLCKQGYTIEENGFSCKLQDVCNVEFCEHDCILGESGFSCDCPVGFKLEANQRNCSDIDECQLPHVCANRLCVNTHGSYTCACREGFQMFRGDCLDSDECVNSRCEHGCLNTMGSFSCYCEDGFTLSEDGYSCADVNECATERCQFRCVNTEGSFSCVCPAGFHSDAIGMDCVPDITDAPLNDATQVNIAETEPTVTQERRRVSTPLPRLETVTPINASSASSAKVVNSRVLICVLGSVIPLLMLVAATLGIAVVRCHRARKEAKKTTTDTYCWVASGLDPRLEKFYESILTDDL; this is encoded by the coding sequence ATGCCGCTGTTGTTCTTACTACTTCTGCTCAATACCCGTTTTGGAGGATTTAACGGCATCGAATATGAAACAATGTGCACTTCGAATGTTTGCTTTACTCTACACTTGGACAAGGTGAGCTTTGACAAGGCCGGTCAGAGCTGTTTCCACAATGGAGGGTACCTGATGACGGTCAGGAACGAAGAAGAAGACCATCATATCCATTCTTTGATCTCCTTGATCCAGAAGGAGAAGCAATTCAAGTTTTGGATCGGATTAAAACTTCACAAAGGCGACTGCGTTTTAGCTGACAAACCTCTCAGAGGATTCAAGTGGACATCCGGTGAAGAAGATTCCCGCTTCTCCAACTGGGATAAAGAACCCGTGGACACATGTACTGAACGATGTGTGCATGTTAGCTACAATCCGAAAAATCGGAATATTCTGAAATGGACTGCCGGAGCTTGCAAGACTCCTTCTTTTTACATGTGTAAGTTTTACTTCCAAGGAATGTGCGGATCTCTGCTTCTGTCGGGATCTGGAGATATATCATACACGGCTCCTTTCTCCGAGGAACCCTTGCAAAATGAGATCAAATCCTTACCAATCGGAACGTACGCGAAAATCACATGTGCCGATCGGGaatctcacttttctgtttGTATGCTGAGTGATGATAAATACCAGTGGAACGTCGGAGGTCCGTTCTGTAAGGCAGATCCCGGAAAATGTGCTTCCGATAACGGCGGATGTGAACATCTGTGCCAGGAGGACTCGGATCAGGTTCGATGCCTCTGTAAGCAAGGTTACACAATCGAGGAAAACGGGTTTTCTTGTAAGTTACAAGACGTGTGCAACGTGGAATTTTGTGAACACGACTGCATCCTGGGAGAATCCGGATTTTCCTGCGATTGTCCCGTCGGATTCAAATTGGAAGCAAATCAGCGGAATTGCTCGGATATCGACGAGTGCCAACTCCCACATGTTTGCGCTAATCGTTTGTGTGTTAACACACACGGAAGCTACACGTGTGCATGTCGGGAAGGTTTCCAAATGTTCCGAGGTGATTGTCTCGATTCGGATGAGTGTGTGAATTCCCGATGTGAACACGGTTGCTTGAACACGATGGGATCGTTTTCCTGCTACTGCGAGGATGGCTTTACTTTATCCGAGGATGGCTACTCTTGCGCGGACGTCAACGAATGCGCCACGGAACGCTGTCAATTCCGATGTGTCAACACCGAAGGAAGTTTCAGTTGCGTATGCCCGGCGGGGTTCCATTCGGATGCGATTGGAATGGATTGCGTTCCGGATATCACTGACGCACCGTTAAATGACGCAACGCAAGTAAACATCGCCGAAACTGAACCCACGGTGACACAGGAACGCCGACGAGTGTCCACGCCCCTTCCACGTTTGGAGACCGTCACGCCAATTAATGCGTCCTCGGCATCGAGCGCTAAAGTCGTCAACTCCAGAGTGCTTATCTGTGTCCTGGGATCGGTGATTCCGTTGCTGATGTTAGTCGCCGCGACGTTAGGTATTGCCGTTGTTCGATGTCATCGAGCTAGAAAAGAAGCAAAGAAAACGACAACAGACACTTATTGTTGGGTGGCCTCGGGTTTGGATCCACGCTTGGAGAAATTTTACGAATCCATCTTGACTGATGATTTATGA